A segment of the Actinomycetota bacterium genome:
TCCCCTGAGGGTGCAAGCCTGCACCCACCCCGCACACTTTCAAAGTATCTAAGCGAACACGGCACGGATCAACAACTCAGCAGTTCAATGTCACTCGGGCAGATCCCCGCCTAGTTGATCTTGCTTCAACATTTGGAGCGCCATGAGTTCAAGCGCATCTCGCAGCGACAGCTTTCCCCGCTCTACTGATGCGGGTTGGTGACGCCGCTGGGCATGGAGTCCGCTACGCGACAAGATGACCCTGAACAGGTTGCCAGTGCAGTGAGTTGCTGGCGCAGTTGTTCCACGATCTGCGGATCCGTGGCGCTAATGACGTTGTGCATCTCGTATGGATCTGCGATGAGGTTGAACAGTTCTTCTTCGCCGTCGCCGTATTTCACGTATAACCATTGTTCGCTACGGCTCGCGTGGAATGCGGGTGCCTGGTAGGGCTCGTAGTCCGGGTCGCCTGGCTGGGTTTGACGCAGCCGCTCGTTGAGTGCCGCGGTTCTCCATGGCGTAAGGGTCTCGCCTGACAGCAGCGGTGTGAGGTCGCGTCCATCGGCCCAGACAGGAACCGTTGCTCCCAGCAGTGTGCTGATCGTTGGTCCCAAATCGACCATTGAAGTGGTTTTGTTGATGACCGCACCGGGGGCAATGCCGGGTCCGATGAGCACAGCCGGAACAACGGAGTCTTCGCGATAGGCGGTGTTCTTGCCGGTGCCGAGTCGGTGCGTGCCCGCGTGGTAGCCGTTGTCGGATGTCACCACAATCAGCGTGTCATCGAGGTGTCCTGTTGCGCTCAATGCGCTCACGAGTGCGTCATAGGTGTCAGCGATGGATTCGGTGGACTGCAGGCCTTTGCGCCAGCGTTCGTCGAACATGGCGATGCGTTGAGGCGTGTTGTCTGGTTGCGCACCGAGCCAGCTGACTTCGTTGGTGCCATGGGCATTGAAGGATGGAGTCCGCGGCACGCCCTCGCTCACATGGCCATTCAGGTGACGATCAGCGACGGGAGCAGGTGTGTGCGGTTGGTAGGAGGAGAACTCCAGAAAGAAGGGTGTCGTCACAGTCGCCAGATGGCTGACTGCTGCTTGCGTCAATACGTCGTTGAGGAAATCTGCGGGAGCATGCCCATAGTCCTGTAACACGCCATTGCGGTTCAGGGTGTAGTCGTATCCCTTGTATGACTGGTTCTTGGATGTTGAGGTGACGAAATAGTCCCAGCCTGGCGGGATGTAGTTCTTTCGCACCGAGGGCCCAGGGAATCCATTGAGGTACTTGCCAAACAGCGACGTGTCGACCCCTGTGTCCTGCAGCCACGTGGGCAGGCAATCCTGCTCAAAGCCGCTGTTGTAGAACGTCTCCCAACCTCCCCCGGTCTGCGGAACATTGGAAACTACCTTGTGGTTGTGCACGTACTGCCCACGCAGCAAGGACACTCGGGAAGGACAGCACAAGGAGTTCGTCACGACGAAATTCGTCAACGTCGTGCCCTGGTCCTTCAACGCTGCCAAACGCGGTACCCCGTTGAACGTGTCCCAGTCCAAGTCATCGGCAAGCAGCAGGACCACGTTCTTGATGTCAGTCAGTTCGCCAGTTGCGTCTTGCTGGCCGGTGGCCTTGGCCTTGAACGCCGCCATCAGCGTCTCGGCCGAGCTATCCGCGTCAGACTTCGCGTTTCCTGGCGATAGCCAGACCAATCCACCCAAGATGGTGACGCCAACAATCACGGCGGCTGTAGCGCTTGCCGCCACAATCGTGGTCCATCGACTTCTTGCAGGCACAGACATGCGCGCGTTCCCTAACGTTGGCAGGCGGACTTCAGTGATGAAAGAACCGAACAGCGAGCACGCGCATCAGGCACATGCTCGATTCAGCCGGTATACGGCCGTCTTCCCATCACTTGGTGGTGCTCACGGATTTGGCCATACCTTAACGCAACGTTAGAGTCCGATATGTACTGCGGTAGGTGCCCGCCGCGCCGCCGCCCGATACCGCAAGACCGGAGCCATTCCACGTGTCACTCGCACTACATCGCCCGTCACTCACCCGACCGACCTGGCTCAGCCCACGAGTATTTCGCACCGAATTCCTCGCCGGCTTAGTCGTCGCGATCGCACTGATCCCCGAGGCGATCTCATTCTCCATCCTTGCCGGCGTCGACCCTCAAGTAGGCCTGTTCGCGTCCTTCACCATGGCCGTGACCATCGCGTTCACCGGTGGGCGCCCCGCGATGATCTCGGCAGCAACCGGAGCCATCGCACTGGTCGTGGCTCCATTGGTACGCGACTACGGCCTTGGCTACTTGGTTGCCGCCGTCATCCTGGGCGGCATCTTCCAGGTGGCTCTCGCCCTTGCAGGCGTGGCGAGGCTGATGCGCTTCGTTCCTCGCAGCGTGATGGTCGGCTTTGTCAACGCACTAGCGATCCTCATCTTCAGCGCGCAACTGCCCTACCTCATCGACGTGCCAGTCCTGGTGTATCCGATGGTTGCCATCGGCATCGTCATCATGCTGCTCCTGCCCCGCGTCACGACCATCATCCCCGCCCCACTAGTCGCAGTGGTCCTCCTCACCATCGCCACAGTCACCATGGGACTCACCGTGCCCAACGTCGGCGGCGAGGGCGAACTGCCCACCAGCCTTCCCACCCTTGGACTGCCTGACGTGCCCTTCACCTTCGAGACTCTGAGCATCATCGCCCCATTCGCCCTGGCAGTCGCACTCGTCGGCCTCATGGAATCCCTCATGACAGCCAAGCTCGTCGACGACATCACCGACACACACTCCAACAAGACACGCGAATCCTGCGGCCAAGGCATCGCCAACATCGTCACCGGATTCTTCGGCGGCATGGGCGGCTGCGCCATGATCGGCCAAACCATGATCAACGTGAAAACCAGCGGCGCCCGCACCCGGCTGTCCACATTCCTCGCGGGCGTTCTGCTGCTGATTCTGGTAGTCGCGCTCGGCCCCATCGTCGAAGTGATCCCGATGGCCGCACTGGTGGCCGTGATGATCATCGTCGCCTACTCCACCTTCGACTGGCACAGCCTGAAATCACTGCCCCACATGCCTAAGAGCGAAACCACCGTCATGCTCGCCACCGTCATCGCCACCGTCTTCACACACAACCTGGCCATTGGTGTGGTCGTTGGTGTGCTGACCGCGACCGTGCTCTTCGCCCGCCGCGTCGCCCACCTCGTCACCGTTGAAAGTCAACTCAACGACGACGGCGCCTCGATCACCTACCACGTACACGGCGAACTGTTCTTCGCCTCCAGCAATGATCTCGTCTACCAATTCGACTTCACCCACGACCCAGACCAAGTCGTCATCGACATGACCGGTGCGCACATCTGGGACGCCTCCACCGTTGCAGCTCTGGATGCGATCATCTACAAATACGAGAAACGCGACAAGAACGTGGAGGTTATCGGCGTGAACGAATACAGCACCGCCATGCGCACCCGCCTCAAAGGCCGCCTCGGCTCAGGACACTGATGACTGCAAAGACACCACACGAACCCGACCTCGTACAGATCGGCGTGCTCGCCGAGCGCGTAGGGCTGAGCATGCGCACCGTTCGCTACTACGAAGAGGTCGGACTCGTAGTCCCTTCTACTCGCAGCCCAGGTGGATTCCGGCTCTTCGGGCCAGCGGAGGA
Coding sequences within it:
- a CDS encoding sulfatase, whose amino-acid sequence is MSVPARSRWTTIVAASATAAVIVGVTILGGLVWLSPGNAKSDADSSAETLMAAFKAKATGQQDATGELTDIKNVVLLLADDLDWDTFNGVPRLAALKDQGTTLTNFVVTNSLCCPSRVSLLRGQYVHNHKVVSNVPQTGGGWETFYNSGFEQDCLPTWLQDTGVDTSLFGKYLNGFPGPSVRKNYIPPGWDYFVTSTSKNQSYKGYDYTLNRNGVLQDYGHAPADFLNDVLTQAAVSHLATVTTPFFLEFSSYQPHTPAPVADRHLNGHVSEGVPRTPSFNAHGTNEVSWLGAQPDNTPQRIAMFDERWRKGLQSTESIADTYDALVSALSATGHLDDTLIVVTSDNGYHAGTHRLGTGKNTAYREDSVVPAVLIGPGIAPGAVINKTTSMVDLGPTISTLLGATVPVWADGRDLTPLLSGETLTPWRTAALNERLRQTQPGDPDYEPYQAPAFHASRSEQWLYVKYGDGEEELFNLIADPYEMHNVISATDPQIVEQLRQQLTALATCSGSSCRVADSMPSGVTNPHQ
- a CDS encoding SulP family inorganic anion transporter; this encodes MSLALHRPSLTRPTWLSPRVFRTEFLAGLVVAIALIPEAISFSILAGVDPQVGLFASFTMAVTIAFTGGRPAMISAATGAIALVVAPLVRDYGLGYLVAAVILGGIFQVALALAGVARLMRFVPRSVMVGFVNALAILIFSAQLPYLIDVPVLVYPMVAIGIVIMLLLPRVTTIIPAPLVAVVLLTIATVTMGLTVPNVGGEGELPTSLPTLGLPDVPFTFETLSIIAPFALAVALVGLMESLMTAKLVDDITDTHSNKTRESCGQGIANIVTGFFGGMGGCAMIGQTMINVKTSGARTRLSTFLAGVLLLILVVALGPIVEVIPMAALVAVMIIVAYSTFDWHSLKSLPHMPKSETTVMLATVIATVFTHNLAIGVVVGVLTATVLFARRVAHLVTVESQLNDDGASITYHVHGELFFASSNDLVYQFDFTHDPDQVVIDMTGAHIWDASTVAALDAIIYKYEKRDKNVEVIGVNEYSTAMRTRLKGRLGSGH